A portion of the Trachemys scripta elegans isolate TJP31775 chromosome 9, CAS_Tse_1.0, whole genome shotgun sequence genome contains these proteins:
- the TBX22 gene encoding T-box transcription factor TBX22 isoform X1, translating to MQQYLSHAAAPQSELLRLPVRAALVGKSAKRKLQDFRDEKQPHRAEKGEEDGTGCRGTGKSQEPEKRPKAGTSASFSASAESREAKDDIHVELQGSELWKRFHEIGTEMIITKAGRRMFPSVRVKVKGLEPAKQYYVAIDVVPVDSKRYRYVYHSSQWMVAGNTDHSCITPRLYIHPDSPCSGETWMRQIISFDRVKLTNNEMDDKGHIILQSMHKYKPRVHVIVQDSRFDLAQIQSLPAEGVKTFSFKETEFTTVTAYQNQQITKLKIDRNPFAKGFRDPGRNRGVLDGLLETYPWRPPLTLDFKTFGAETQDGSSGSSPTTSSGGTPSPLNSLLSPSCSPPTFHLSASNIGGSCPETYLHNLNLPLYYKICPTSLLRQQSLVFPSHEKLGGTPHILPHFMMDVPVLSSLGITNLKNGKSEDLTGQCLQVPNSANQMLYGLHASGNIFPSSPIAREALNCSLHSPYGLYGYNFSMPSRLMNATSHFKVNDSIPTSFRDGRCNHSIWHSAINHCL from the exons ATGCAACAGTATCTCTCTCATGCGGCTGCTCCCCAATCGGAGCTGCTCCGTTTGCCAGTGAGGGCAG CCTTAGTGGGGAAATCCGCAAAGAGGAAACTGCAGGACTTCAGAGATGAGAAACAACCGCATCGCGcggagaagggagaggaggacGGGACCGGCTGCAGAGGGACCGGGAAAAGCCAGGAACCTG AAAAGAGACCTAAAGCAGGCACATCAGCTTCTTTCTCGGCTAGCGCCGAAAGTCGAGAAGCGAAGGATGATATCCACGTGGAACTGCAAGGATCTGAACTCTGGAAAAGATTTCATGAGATCGGCACGGAAATGATTATTACCAAAGCCGGCAG GAGAATGTTTCCCTCTGTCAGGGTGAAAGTGAAGGGTCTGGAGCCAGCGAAACAATATTACGTCGCCATTGACGTGGTCCCTGTGGACTCCAAAAGATACAG GTATGTctaccacagctcccagtggatgGTGGCTGGGAACACAGACCACTCCTGTATAACGCCCAGGCTCTATATTCACCCGGATTCCCCCTGCTCGGGAGAGACCTGGATGAGGCAAATCATCAGCTTCGACAGGGTGAAACTCACCAACAATGAGATGGACGACAAAGGGCAT ATTATCCTGCAGTCCATGCACAAGTACAAACCCAGAGTGCACGTGATTGTGCAGGATTCCAGATTTGATCTGGCCCAGATCCAGTCTCTGCCAGCGGAAGGGGTTAAAACCTTTTCATTTAAGGAAACCGAATTCACCACTGTAACGGCTTATCAAAACCAGCAG ATTACCAAACTGAAAATAGACAGGAATCCCTTTGCTAAAGGATTTAGAGACCCTGGGAGAAACAG GGGAGTGCTGGATGGACTTTTGGAAACATATCCATGGAGGCCACCACTTACTCTGGATTTTAAGACCTTTGGTGCAGAAACCCAAG aTGGGAGTTCTGGTTCTTCACCTACAACCTCAAGTGGTGGGACGCCATCTCCTCTGAACTCCTTGCTTTCTCCATCTTGCTCACCTCCTACGTTTCACTTGTCAGCGAGCAACATTGGAGGGTCATGCCCTGAAACATATCTACATAATCTCAATTTGCCCCTTTACTACAAGATTTGTCCTACAAGTCTTTTGAGACAACAGTCACTTGTATTTCCAAGCCACGAAAAACTGGGAGGCACTCCACATATTTTGCCCCACTTCATGATGGATGTGCCTGTGCTATCTTCCCTTGGCATAACAAATCTGAAAAATGGTAAATCTGAAGACTTAACTGGGCAGTGTCTACAAGTACCCAATTCTGCTAATCAAATGTTGTATGGATTACATGCATCTGGAAACATTTTCCCATCAAGTCCCATTGCTCGGGAAGCACTTAATTGTTCTTTACATTCTCCATATGGCTTGTATGGTTATAACTTTTCTATGCCATCTAGACTGATGAACGCAACAAGCCATTTCAAAGTGAATGACAGCATTCCGACTTCTTTTAGAGATGGCAGATGTAATCATTCTATCTGGCACTCAGCAATTAACCATTGCCTCTAA
- the TBX22 gene encoding T-box transcription factor TBX22 isoform X2 yields MALSSRAHAFSVEALVGKSAKRKLQDFRDEKQPHRAEKGEEDGTGCRGTGKSQEPEKRPKAGTSASFSASAESREAKDDIHVELQGSELWKRFHEIGTEMIITKAGRRMFPSVRVKVKGLEPAKQYYVAIDVVPVDSKRYRYVYHSSQWMVAGNTDHSCITPRLYIHPDSPCSGETWMRQIISFDRVKLTNNEMDDKGHIILQSMHKYKPRVHVIVQDSRFDLAQIQSLPAEGVKTFSFKETEFTTVTAYQNQQITKLKIDRNPFAKGFRDPGRNRGVLDGLLETYPWRPPLTLDFKTFGAETQDGSSGSSPTTSSGGTPSPLNSLLSPSCSPPTFHLSASNIGGSCPETYLHNLNLPLYYKICPTSLLRQQSLVFPSHEKLGGTPHILPHFMMDVPVLSSLGITNLKNGKSEDLTGQCLQVPNSANQMLYGLHASGNIFPSSPIAREALNCSLHSPYGLYGYNFSMPSRLMNATSHFKVNDSIPTSFRDGRCNHSIWHSAINHCL; encoded by the exons ATGGCTCTAAGCTCCCGAGCTCACGCTTTCTCCGTTGAAGCCTTAGTGGGGAAATCCGCAAAGAGGAAACTGCAGGACTTCAGAGATGAGAAACAACCGCATCGCGcggagaagggagaggaggacGGGACCGGCTGCAGAGGGACCGGGAAAAGCCAGGAACCTG AAAAGAGACCTAAAGCAGGCACATCAGCTTCTTTCTCGGCTAGCGCCGAAAGTCGAGAAGCGAAGGATGATATCCACGTGGAACTGCAAGGATCTGAACTCTGGAAAAGATTTCATGAGATCGGCACGGAAATGATTATTACCAAAGCCGGCAG GAGAATGTTTCCCTCTGTCAGGGTGAAAGTGAAGGGTCTGGAGCCAGCGAAACAATATTACGTCGCCATTGACGTGGTCCCTGTGGACTCCAAAAGATACAG GTATGTctaccacagctcccagtggatgGTGGCTGGGAACACAGACCACTCCTGTATAACGCCCAGGCTCTATATTCACCCGGATTCCCCCTGCTCGGGAGAGACCTGGATGAGGCAAATCATCAGCTTCGACAGGGTGAAACTCACCAACAATGAGATGGACGACAAAGGGCAT ATTATCCTGCAGTCCATGCACAAGTACAAACCCAGAGTGCACGTGATTGTGCAGGATTCCAGATTTGATCTGGCCCAGATCCAGTCTCTGCCAGCGGAAGGGGTTAAAACCTTTTCATTTAAGGAAACCGAATTCACCACTGTAACGGCTTATCAAAACCAGCAG ATTACCAAACTGAAAATAGACAGGAATCCCTTTGCTAAAGGATTTAGAGACCCTGGGAGAAACAG GGGAGTGCTGGATGGACTTTTGGAAACATATCCATGGAGGCCACCACTTACTCTGGATTTTAAGACCTTTGGTGCAGAAACCCAAG aTGGGAGTTCTGGTTCTTCACCTACAACCTCAAGTGGTGGGACGCCATCTCCTCTGAACTCCTTGCTTTCTCCATCTTGCTCACCTCCTACGTTTCACTTGTCAGCGAGCAACATTGGAGGGTCATGCCCTGAAACATATCTACATAATCTCAATTTGCCCCTTTACTACAAGATTTGTCCTACAAGTCTTTTGAGACAACAGTCACTTGTATTTCCAAGCCACGAAAAACTGGGAGGCACTCCACATATTTTGCCCCACTTCATGATGGATGTGCCTGTGCTATCTTCCCTTGGCATAACAAATCTGAAAAATGGTAAATCTGAAGACTTAACTGGGCAGTGTCTACAAGTACCCAATTCTGCTAATCAAATGTTGTATGGATTACATGCATCTGGAAACATTTTCCCATCAAGTCCCATTGCTCGGGAAGCACTTAATTGTTCTTTACATTCTCCATATGGCTTGTATGGTTATAACTTTTCTATGCCATCTAGACTGATGAACGCAACAAGCCATTTCAAAGTGAATGACAGCATTCCGACTTCTTTTAGAGATGGCAGATGTAATCATTCTATCTGGCACTCAGCAATTAACCATTGCCTCTAA